A DNA window from Drosophila sechellia strain sech25 chromosome X, ASM438219v1, whole genome shotgun sequence contains the following coding sequences:
- the LOC6617587 gene encoding ADP,ATP carrier protein, whose product MGDEGGGGGHGKGDLKSFLMDFMMGGVSAAIAKTAVAPIERVKLILQVQEVSKQIAADQRYKGIVDCFVRIPKEQGFSSFWRGNLANVIRYFPTQALNFAFKDVYKSVFLGGVDKHKQFWRHFAGNLASGGAAGATSLCFVYPLDFARTRLAADVGKGGNREFNGLIDCLMKVIKSDGPIGLYRGFIVSVQGIVIYRAAYFGFYDTCRDFLPNPKSTPFYVSWAIAQVVTTVAGIASYPFDTVRRRMMMQSGLKKSEMVYKNTAHCWLVIAKQEGIGAFFKGALSNIIRGTGGALVLALYDEMKKYF is encoded by the exons ATGGGCGATGAaggcggtggcggtggtcATGGCAAGGGGGACCTTAAGTCCTTCCTCATGGACTTCATGATGGGCGGCGTTTCCGCTGCCATAGCCAAGACCGCAGTGGCTCCCATCGAGCGCGTGAAGCTCATCCTGCAGGTGCAGGAGGTTTCCAAGCAGATAGCGGCTGATCAGCGCTACAAGGGCATAGTCGATTGCTTCGTTCGCATTCCCAAGGAGCAGGGATTCTCGTCGTTCTGGCGCGGCAACTTGGCCAACGTAATCCGATACTTTCCAACTCAAGCTCTTAACTTTGCCTTCAAGGATGTGTACAAATCG GTATTCCTCGGTGGCGTCGACAAGCACAAGCAGTTCTGGCGCCACTTTGCAGGAAACTTGGCCTCTGGCGGTGCGGCAGGTGCCACATCTCTGTGCTTCGTTTATCCACTGGACTTTGCCAGAACCCG TTTGGCCGCCGATGTGGGCAAGGGCGGCAATCGGGAGTTCAACGGCCTCATCGATTGTCTGATGAAGGTGATCAAGAGTGACGGACCCATCGGTCTGTACCGTGGATTCATCGTGTCGGTGCAGGGCATCGTCATCTATCGAGCAGCATATTTCGGATTCTATGACACTTGCCGCGACTTTTTGCCGAACCCGAAGAGCACACCGTTCTACGTGAGCTGGGCGATTGCCCAGGTGGTCACTACCGTTGCCGGCATTGCATCCTATCCTTTCGATACTGTGCGTCGCCGCATGATGATGCAGTCTGGCCTGAAGAAGTCCGAGATGGTGTACAAGAACACAGCCCATTGCTGGCTGGTGATTGCCAAGCAGGAGGGCATTGGAGCCTTTTTCAAGGGCGCCCTATCGAACATAATTCGCGGCACGGGCGGAGCTCTGGTTCTCGCCCTTTACGACGAGATGAAGAAGTACTTTTAG